The sequence below is a genomic window from Paramisgurnus dabryanus chromosome 4, PD_genome_1.1, whole genome shotgun sequence.
GCCTCAACGAGGGTGTCGAAAACAGCGCCATCTTTTGGTTAATAAAACATATAGCACTTGCTTCTGGAAAAAGCTCTGTCAGTGAAGCAacaagctgatgaaattcagaAGAATATTAATATTATGTGTACAAATAAAGCTTAGACAACATGTGTGTGAATGgtcaatataataaatgtatttactcaTTAAAGGGTGGCAATAAATTCCAGTTTGAGTTAACATTCACATGATTCAATACTGTATTGTACAGAATAATGTTCACACGCACATAataacacacgcgcacacaagtATAAGTAAATACAATACTATATATACAATAGTATGTGGGACCAAAATGTGAATAAGGCAAATACATACCTGTCAAGTATCCCGTTTTGGCCGGGAAAGTCCCGTATTTTACCCTCCTTTCCCGCCGTCCTCCCGTATTAGTTTTTTCCCGTAAATCTCCCGTATTTTAACCTccgtttttacaaaaataataatgcccGGGCGGAGTAATAAAAACATTCCCAATCTGAGCTCTGTCACTAGCCTCACGCAAAAAATCCACAGATTCCgctaatccacttcgtgttttcccgcccgctccgcagcatctctgcgtccactctctgcctggagagcgaagacgacagtttctgaagttcgttgcattaacaggtagatttattacattatatcagttgttaaaccgcagaattacAATTTTGGAAGTATTTCGTCctgtaatgatttgctgtcggtgttctaaaagtgcttacaacttagcaagcaaactacaacaaaataacCACATTCTAACGCTTGTCTAATggatttaatgttcccgatcagatctaagttaatataaacacgaaatatgctgttgttggcacactttgtagacaaaaaaaaaacaaaaacacaaatgccttcacaaaataaagacagagaacggaaagggAGGCTGCTATAGGCatttcaacattgcaaacatggattcaaagctttATCAAGCCAGCATAAATCATAAATATttattgtcacactttaattcttgttatttattatatatcccattataatcacttgtaaCCACTTGTCTAGGTTAATGCTATAACAcatataatactttattaaaacatacTAATAGTACCATCCCCCTTAGTgccctttttggtttgggccactgctcCATCTAGCATTttaattttctaaatgactgttctcattacaaagaaaagtgaatggtttataaataattttgccaTTTAAGGTATAAtgcaaaataagttaaattaagGCTTTTCAACCTAATGTCAGTGAGTTTTGTACAGATgcaaatttgtgtgtatagtatgtacagtatgagtgtgacttatgaaatgtagttttcacagagctgtgtgtttcactagttttcttgctaataaattagttttaattttaacacaaatatCGGCacactatggtttaaaaaaattatccggccctcACACATCGTgccgttatttaccatccggccctcagcgtaaaatgagtttgacaccccttaTATATACCATTTTGTGTTGTCATTTAGGCTATAGCACCAGTCTTAAAATGTAAGGGATACTGGAGCTTGTTGCGTTGGTAGGACTGCTCGCGGTGGGCACCGGGAAAATTTCCCTTATTTTCATATCCAAAACTTGACAGGTATGCAAATAACTCATAAAAAACCTCTAGAGTTCGAACCTTCTGACACGCAAAGCGAAGCGCGCACGTGACTGAGCAGAAAGTGAAGCTTCGTTTGTcattggtcacgtgatttcAACGTTAACAACACAAGCTTCGAATCAAAGCTTCATCTGACACGCCCACTTTTGCTCGACACAAGCTCCGAAGCCTCGCTTCAAATGTAACATCACTAGCAGCAACACCACGCTTGTGCGTGCTGCGTGGGATGCATTCACGTCCGCTGGgagatttgagaaatgttcgtaaaaatcaaacaaagtaatgttttcagcggggtggcaacaggggtggcaaggacttcgtctggggtggcaattgccaccccaaatagccctctggctccgccactgtGTTGCGCGTGTTCTAAACGATGATATTGCAGAGAAACTATTCAAAAGAGAACCAACTTTAACGTAATTTTATATGGCCCCTCGATTTTAAAAAACAGCAATAATGTAATATCCGATGAAAAAGATGGACTTTATCTCCGCATTGAGAGAGAGGGGTGTTCCAGAGGAGAACCTGACAAAAATGGAGGAAGATAAGGCAAGTTGCGATATGATTAATGTTAAGTGTTGTGGTTTTTGGAATCCTAAGCTTGAGTACGCACGTTAGCGTTAATAACACTGAATTCAGTTTTTACTGTAAACGAAGATCAAATGTAAGCTCTTGACTGTCAGTTTTTTGTAAACTAGATCTGCTGTAAGTTTCGAGACGTTTCACAGCTCATTGTACTATGAATATGTACGTGGGTTAGGCTAAtagcccttacgaaaattaaccatatttttacttaagttaaaaccaaaaagccatagttactgtagtaaaaccatggtaaccacggTTATTTTGAGGTTACTATGGTAAGTGTAGTACAATGGTTGCTGATAGTAATCTATACACCAAaaatggttactacacttttaccacaataaaaccatggttaattttcgtaaagGATGTAATTACTATATTCATAATGTTAAAAATCTAGCATATTAATGCTCTTTCATCTTTCCAGCTGGATGCATGCATACAACACTAAAAATGTTATGTTGATGTGTTTCAGATTGATCCTAATGTTGCCAAACTACTGAATGATAAAGAATTGTCAAAGTATATTCCTCGATATGGTGACAGGGTCTTTGCACAAAACTGGCTGGAGTTTAATAGAGAAGAAAATGGAAATGAAGAAAGAAAACAGAAATTGATTAACCGATTGAGAGAAAAAATGAATCTACCAGCAATTTccaatcagaaaaaaaagtATGGACATGGCAATAAAAATGCTGAAACCAAGACAAGGAAAATTGAGCTTGGCTGGATGCACTACCAAAATTGTAGCTACAAACAGGTAAGAAGACCCAATGGAGGTGGAACACGAGAAATTGTTGTTAAAAAAGAAGACACTGTGTCATATGTTCTGGATAttggaaaaaaacttttttttcctGAAGGTGAATCAACAAAAGGGAATGCTGATGATTCAAACTTTATGTTGTGTGTCAGTGGCTCTGAAGAACCACTTAAAGAAAACCAGACAATTGTCAGCTTGTACGAGGCAACACATTATAAAATCCTTAGACTCTACGTGTGCACAAGACTCAGAGATCAGGATTGTGATCAGAGTAAAGAAAATGACagacatttaacattaaagcaACCCCAGCTATCCTCCACCCCAGATGTAGCTCCGAGTACCTCATGTCAATATCTGCACACTCCTCCCTCTACGTCTATGAACTTAAATGATGAAGATGAGGTGGTGGTGTTTCTGGGTAATGATTTAGACACTTCCTTTGACATGGTCTCTGACACGcttgtatactcacctgtacatGTTGATCATGTGGTGACTGACACATTTCTTGAAAGTGTTCCATCTGAGTCAGGTTCAGTCTGCATCCTAGAAGAGGTCATGCCAGTAACAGAAGATCCACTCCAGCCAACTGTCTCCCAGGAACCAATAAACAATTACACATTCTTTGAAAATCCTAGAAATGTGACTGAAAGTGAAACAATTGTTGTACGCAGAGTTCACTGTGTACATGATATGATTCAGGCTTTCTCAGACAAAAACATACTAAACGCCAATATAACATTTAAACGTGTACTTGAAAATGGTGAGGAGGAAGCAGGCATTGGAGATGGAGTGTTCCAAGACTGTCTTACTGAATTCTGGGAGACATTTTTTGCAACAAGGACTTGTGGAACAACGTATAAGATACCCACTTTGCACCACACATATCAAGACAGAGAGTGGGAAGCTGTTGCACGAATTTTTGCCATTGGATGGCTGCGCTTTGGCTACTTGCCTATTCAGCTTGCACCTCCTTTTCTCAAAGAAGCACTTTCCCTTCCATCATCAGAGACCAGTCTAATGGAGGTGTTTTTCAATTACATTAGCCCAACAGAGAAGGATGTCTTAAGTGAAGCGCTTCAAGACTTCCAAAGTGCTGACATGGATGAGGTCCTAAGTGTACTTAGCAGTCACAACTGCTCTGTGCTTCCAAATCAAAATAATCTTCAAAAAATAATTGAAGAAATTGCACATAAAGAGATGATGCAGCAACCAGCTTACATAATAAAGTGTTGGCAACCCATTCTGCAATCTATTGGGGAGACCATGACTGCAGAAAAACTGGACCAGATAACTGAAAATCTCCAACCAAAAGCAAGAAGTGTAGCAAAGTCAATTAAATTCCCACCAACAATGTCTCCATCTGAAACAGCTGTATCACATCATCTCCTGCGATTTGTTAGGGAAAGAGACCAGAGAGAGCTTGGTCTTTTTCTCAGATATTGCACAGGGTCCGATTTATTTCTTTCCAAGACAATTCAAGTaacatttaaagaaatgaatgAGTTTTCAAGAAGGCCTATTGCCCACACTTGTACACAACAACTGGAACTGGCATGTGACTACAGCACCTATGCAGAATTTAGGTCAGAGTTTTCCTCAGTGTTAAACACTGGAGTTTGGATAATGGATATGATATAGATGCATACATACAAGTGTTTAGGCTGAAGTGCCAGCACCAAGAGTGTttagtttattgttttttcatCTTAATACATTATATCCTGTTAATGAAGTTTCTGTGAACATTTATTGTTAATGGAACAATGTGGTTTTATAGGGGTTTTCCAATGTTGTACTATTTCTCAGTATAATGTTTCATACTAGTGTTATGTGTTATTAAGCTAATGAAGTTTTATTTGCCAATGAAGTTTTATAAAGCTAATGAAGGTTTATTTGCAGCAactgaatatttttttatgtactaAACCATCCTACACTGAAAGTAGTTTTtgtgtttaaacattttattgttttatttctaataggaataattttattttgactGAAATAGCAGGCCTATGTTTGTATTTTCCGATCAGTCTTTTTCATTTACAGTATACACGGGTATCTGTAATAATCTGTCTTTTTAAGCAGAACAGTTGCACTTGAATtgttttatttgcatcaactcatatgtttgcacatatttttgttttaagtttttatAATAGGGTGCAAGtaacattttaatgtttaaacGTATAAATCCTGTTTTCAAAGGCTTTTCCAGTAATGTACGTGTGTACATCAGGTAACTCATATGTTATCGAAGCAATACATTTGCACAAGAATTGTTCAGTTTGCTTTAActgatttatatttttgtacacTACAAACTGTGTATGGATCTTTCAGTTGCTTTTATTAAAACTCTTTAATTTGCCCTTTGTTGAAATTACTTTGCTATTGctttaataacatataaaaatgaaaCGTTTCTTTTAATGAAATACAGCTAATGAAAACATTACATGACATAAGAATGACTACATTTTATACACATACACTTTTCATGATTGGTCTTTTTCTCAGATATTGCACAGGGTCGTAAGGGTGTTGTACTATTTCTCAGTATAATGTTTACATAGTGTTAAGCGTTATTAAGCCATTGAATTTGTATTTGCCAATGAAGTTTTATAAAGCTAATGAAGCTTTATTTGCAGCAACtgattatttgtttatgtacTAAAGCATCCTACACTGAAAGTAgtttttatgtttaaacatttatattgtgtttatttctaaTAGGAGTCATTTTATTTTGACTGAAATAGTAGGCCTATGTTTGTATTTTCCGATCAGTCTTTTCCATTTACAGTATATGGGTATCTGTAATAATCTGTTTTTGAAGCAGAACAGTTGCACttgaattgttttatttgaCTCAACTCAACTCATATGTTTGCACACATGCAAGtaacattttaatgtttaatataaatcCTGTTTTCAAAGGGTTTTCCAGGAATGTTTGTGTGTACTTCAGGTAAATCATATGTTATCGAAGCAATACATTTGCACAACAATTGTTCAATTTGCTTTAACTGATTCATATTTTTGTAAACTACAATCTGTGCTGTGTATGGATCTTTCAGTTGCTTTTATTAAAACTCTTTAATTTGCCTTTTGTTGAAATTACTTTGCTATTGCTTTAATTacatatcaaaataaaatgtttcttttaatGAAATACAGCTAATGAAAACATTATATACATGACATAAGAATGACTACATTTTATACACATACACTTTTCATGATTATGCCATATAAGCATCATCTATATACCTAAAAGTTCTCTAATCAGAGGGCGAATATTTTTATAGAGTCTCAATGCCTCTGGAGCTGTTGCACTTGGTTGTAAATTATTCTCCTCCATAACAAGAACACAGAGGTCATACAAGTCACGGTCACAGGGTATGTCTGATTTCCACAGGCAGACATTTTCATTGATGATCACATCCATTTTTTCAGGATCTATAGGATTCAAGTAATCTTTTGATAGATACAGTTCTGGTAAGTTGTACATGAGGAAGGGTTTCCCATGTTGCAAGTCACGGCCATTGCTACGTCGAATTCGGTGGTTGTTCCACATGTTTACAACAGTGTCCAGTTCATCCTAAAAACAAAGCACATTAGGGATAAATAGAGTAACCTAGTACAATGATACAAACATACTTTGATACTTTGACCAACAATTTGTAAatatcatacatttttatattgaaaattatTAATCTGGAAATTTGTAAGTAAACAAAACTCTCACTGGTACATTGCGCCTTACGAAGCAAAAATATATCGCAATATACTAGAATTTATTGCAATgcattcaaaaatatatttcaatgtATCAGAAACTTCCtcacatatttgaaaatatatagaaatatatgGATGGACAACCTATTGCTATATATTGATTcatatattaaaatacattgaTATACAAACAAAACGGTATTACATTATTGCATGTATGTTTATTGAAACAAAGAATTTTTTATGAGTTAAGCAAGCTCATGCGTAGGTTTAGAGAGGTTGATTAACAATAGTCAAAATCAAATTTTTGCATGACATTcattatattttacattatatagcCATATGGATGGACCATATATGACTATGTATTGATTCATATATTGTAAAATGTACACTCTTAATCTTTTGTCTTTACATAAACAATGAAGTAAATAtcacttaatatttttttttttttttttttgaccaatgctcaaaaagtttagtttatttaactttttaatgTACAAAATTACTAGTTTGTTAtgtgaggaatacccataatcctttgcacctgaatattttgattgttttctgctttttcacagaataaaaaTTTATAAGAattttcacaaattaaatttttgttaataaaatgtcatagaggtttaagctcttatattattgatgttgttttgttgtaaattataattatgTGAAGTCACCGCTCAGGTGATCATTGTTTTCAAACGCTGTTCAGCACATATGGgaccctattttaacgatctaagcgcattgtctaaagcgcacagcgcaacgtgtaaatgggcgtgtccgaatgcacttttgctaatttaacaacgggaaaaatggtttgtgcgcccagcgcatggtcgaaaagggttggtccttttttttaaatgagtaatgagtattttgggcgtaacatgcagtaaaccaatgagagtctcagctctcatcccctttaaaatccCCTGGCGCTATGtgtaatccctatttagaagacggactttgtaaactgaaagggccctattttaacaatctaagcgcattgtctaaagcgcacagcgcaaagtgtaagggctctatcttacacccggcgcaatgcagcgcaatgcgcgacgcaagtgtctatcgctagtttccaccctaattttcacgtttagcgccgggttgtttaaatagcaaatgcatttgcgccctctttacgcccatgggcgttctggtctgaaaaacgaggtgtgttcacgcgcattgttggcgcgttgctattttgaggcaactataatagactacgccattgaccaacaaaaacctagtctaaagtcaatggcgcaatatgttttatgttatttaaagagcgcattagtaatatgcgcctataaacgggaggacaacgcgggtttgcttatcacaaagtacatgaatgcgcagcagcacaaaaatgcttttaaatatggaagattaaaggattgaatgtaaaagattattattgagtctcttggacataaatgaggaattatgagacgttaaaaggcacaaagagctgcttcacctgtagcctggtaagtaaataaatgctttgctttaaacaaatgcatctgtttttaaatgtttttaaatgctacctcacggatttattgtatatgatgactctgtacttgtggatatggtgagatgagaaacatttttaagtaatgctaaaaaaactctttgctaaaaaacgctgtccaaagtgctgaaacgtgaggatagccgtttgtaaattctttatctcctgtttgttacaaataaagtatttttagagcaCAAACCTTATCTAACAtaattgtaaattattttttgatgatattggatagccatacatttaaagcaattaaaagcctgcttttttacttccatgactaaaagaaaacgggttttaaaggttttaataaaaaaattaacaatttcaatacaagtgaaaaacaacacaattttttttaacattaatcttaaactggggatcttcttcctccgcttagttgttcagtttacaaagtccgtcatctaaatagggattagacatagcgccagcgcaacaggcttttaaaggggatgagagctgagactctcattggtttattgaacgttacgcccaaaatactcccattacaataggaccaacccttttcgacaatgcgctcggcgcacaaacgaTTTTTcacgtcgttaaattagcaaaagtggattcggacacgcccatttagacgttgcgctgtgcgctttagacaatgcgcttagatcttaaaatagggcccttaatgaGCGTGTCCGAAtgcacttttgctaatttaacgatgggaaaaatggtttgtgcgccaagcgcatggttgaaaagggttggtcctattgtaatgggagtattttgggcgtaacgtgcagtaaaccaatgagagtctcagctctcatcccctttaaaatcaagttgcgctggcgctatgtctaatccctgtttagatgacggactttgtaaactgaaaaactaagcggaggaagaagatccccagtttaagattaatgttaaataattgtgttgtttttcacttgtgttgaaattgttattgtgtataccaggtttttgttggtcaatggcgtagtctattttagttgcctcaaaacagcaacgcgccaacaatgcgcctgaacacacgttttcagaccagaacgcccatgggcgcaaaagggagcgcaaatgcatttgctatttaaacaacgcggcgctaaacgcagtgttcgaattatgtcaaagcttatggggggtcccctatctaagccccaccccctggccaagccccacccccttatcatagggtcgctgtgatttcacaaagtaagatgtgatcgtccttgatcaacaatcatctgatcatggttttaatcaaacaaaccccaaattacccttaattCAAACCCTAAACatttttacccctcaaattagtgtgaaacactggcaaggCCAGGAATTTTACACAGAATAGGGGTAAAATAGGGTGGACCTCattcttaaattacataattttactatatagtagtggttaaatggattacattgcgtttttgagtcatagatcgaatacttttcagatcagcaaaactgGGGGTGGGAAAATAACATAAGAACAAGTTAAGAAATTATGAgcataaaaaatagaaaataacaaagttacaaataaagtaagatatatttaggtacataaatagaatcaaatgaataataacactgtcttcttcatcgtataattaatctttttttagatacagaagtgattttcctttgttttctgttgtttaattaatataaatgacagaaacacaagcagataagaactgctactttcagaccaacacaaacatctgatttctttctgaaTTGATTGCACTCACTTTAAAAcataactgaatgtttttatgagaataggtgccaagactgtggtatttcaaaataattttgtgtttgcatgctttAGGAAACGTGTGACTCCATGCGTCCGCTTATGAGTGTTGCGTCCATTTAAGTTTGTGTGCGCGTCATTGTCTTtgcgcacatactgtacattagcTCACTTCAACATCTTGtgctcaaattgtttaaaatcgcgtgcatgttaacatttgcaaggtttaaaaaaaacacatgcgaAAGATACTGTCTATaaatatagttatttatttctgaatgatgcgtATTTGAGCGATAAACAGGGCCAGCCGAAATCTGCGGACTTTTTTTGCTTTATCTCTGCAAATGTTTTGGAAAAATCTGCGGAATTCTGcgaaatgattttaaatgttttaaaaattatattagatAATTTAagctataaatattacaaaattgcatctaaaAGAATTACTTTTAAGGCTTACAATGAAAATGAATACACCAAAGCAATGAGTCCTCTGAATTAAACCGGACCAACATGAAGcagataatgtgcatgtcaagatagaattatagtttgtataaaAAATGACATGTATTAATACGTTCTCATTATGAATTAAGcacgtatgaagataatttcatcatttttacaacgcaatgtaaacttcatATTTAACATAACAAGAGAATTCATCTTGTAaagtaaacggatttgaaatgatgatgTGCTGCTGAGTGCCGACTCACATAGATGACAATTACAAGTAGGATCTGCTTAACTTAGTGATAGTTTTATTTAATCTTAAATATCAaatggtttgtgctctctatcattaacAACAATTACAGCAAACACGCGCAGGGTTTATGTAATTGTCAATGCCGCTCACAAATGTGCGAATGTATggctatgtatgtgtgcttgtcatcAATGACGGttggtcacaaacacgctcaagtgCAGTTTATTTGCCCTGGTGTGTTAAGTATTAAAGagactatcatttattatcatttaagggtgatttcttctgctttccaGCCGTCAGTCTGAGAGGATAGCTTTGCCACTGTttgtctgtcaattcctccagaaaacagcatgaggcgcacttgcgagtttatttatttcagacagaagtcatttgaattagtttattgcgaaattgggacaaataaagaCAGTTTCGCTTTGTGACACGCaacatgagaattttaaattcatgtagtattttaattttaataaaaaccaggggacccccctactttatatttttgtgctttatggggggtcccttagggcttataggaggtccgggaccccccccagacccccttcaattcgaacactggctaaacgtgaaaatttgggtggaaactagcgaaagacacttgcgtcgcgcaagAGCccaaaaactaagcggaggaagaagataataattgtaataaataattgtgttgtttttcacttgtattgaaaattttattttatattaaaacctttaaaacccgttttcttttagtcatataagtaaaaaagcaggcttttgattgttttaaatgtatggcaatccaatatcatcaaagtAGGCTATGGAAGAAAAGGTTTATAatctaaaaaatactttatttgtaacaaacaggagataaagaatttacaaacggctctctgcgcgtttcagcacttggacagcgtcagtttttttaagcattacttaaaaatgtttctcatctcatcatatccacaggtacagagtcaataaatccgtgaggtaccatttaaaaaaaaacatttacaaacatatgcatttgttt
It includes:
- the chst10 gene encoding carbohydrate sulfotransferase 10 isoform X1, with translation MNLPAISNQKKKYGHGNKNAETKTRKIELGWMHYQNCSYKQVRRPNGGGTREIVVKKEDTVSYVLDIGKKLFFPEGESTKGNADDSNFMLCVSGSEEPLKENQTIVSLYEATHYKILRLYVCTRLRDQDCDQSKENDRHLTLKQPQLSSTPDVAPSTSCQYLHTPPSTSMNLNDEDEVVVFLGNDLDTSFDMVSDTLVYSPVHVDHVVTDTFLESVPSESGSVCILEEVMPVTEDPLQPTVSQEPINNYTFFENPRNVTESETIVVRRVHCVHDMIQAFSDKNILNANITFKRVLENGEEEAGIGDGVFQDCLTEFWETFFATRTCGTTYKIPTLHHTYQDREWEAVARIFAIGWLRFGYLPIQLAPPFLKEALSLPSSETSLMEVFFNYISPTEKDVLSEALQDFQSADMDEVLSVLSSHNCSVLPNQNNLQKIIEEIAHKEMMQQPAYIIKCWQPILQSIGETMTAEKLDQITENLQPKARSVAKSIKFPPTMSPSETAVSHHLLRFVRERDQRELGLFLRYCTGSDLFLSKTIQVTFKEMNEFSRRPIAHTCTQQLELACDYSTYAEFRSEFSSVLNTGVWIMDMI